The Gemmatimonadota bacterium genome has a window encoding:
- a CDS encoding [LysW]-lysine hydrolase, translated as MSTAHDDIALLRGLVERYSPSTNEGEAVSYLVDAMDRRGLRARVDEAGNAVGEAGSGEPHIALVGHIDTVPGIVPIREDGGRLYGRGTVDAKGSLAAFTAAASRLTETTGGRITVVGAVEEECPTSKGARHLVDRMRPDCVFIGEPSGWDSVTIGYKGHVGFDYRLEQPNAHHAGDHRRATERAIDLYNAIQARVAGQATESEFESPRLELRRFNTTDEGLTEGVEAYFSVRVPPGYDMDGLNGFVMDQAGPAEIVCDQRLEGVVASKNTPLVRALLRGIRQEGGRPTFKKKTGTSDMCIVGPAWKCPIAAYGPGDSSLDHTPDEHIVLEEYLRSVEVLTAALKQLTSAA; from the coding sequence GGTCGAACGGTACAGCCCTTCCACGAACGAGGGCGAGGCTGTCTCCTACCTGGTGGACGCCATGGACCGGAGAGGGCTCCGTGCCCGCGTGGACGAAGCCGGAAACGCGGTAGGCGAGGCGGGCAGCGGCGAACCGCATATTGCCCTGGTCGGGCACATCGACACGGTGCCCGGGATCGTTCCCATCCGGGAGGACGGGGGCCGTCTCTACGGCCGCGGCACGGTAGACGCCAAGGGGTCCCTGGCCGCTTTCACGGCTGCCGCGAGCCGGCTCACGGAAACCACCGGCGGCCGGATCACCGTCGTCGGCGCCGTGGAGGAGGAATGCCCCACCTCGAAGGGCGCCCGCCACCTGGTGGACCGCATGCGCCCCGACTGCGTGTTCATCGGCGAACCGAGCGGCTGGGACAGCGTTACCATCGGGTACAAGGGCCACGTGGGGTTCGACTACCGCCTCGAGCAGCCCAACGCCCATCACGCCGGCGACCACAGGCGCGCGACCGAACGGGCGATCGACCTGTACAACGCCATACAAGCGCGCGTCGCCGGCCAGGCCACGGAAAGCGAATTCGAGTCTCCCCGGCTCGAGTTGAGACGGTTCAACACTACGGACGAGGGGTTGACCGAGGGCGTCGAAGCGTACTTCTCGGTGCGCGTGCCGCCCGGTTACGACATGGATGGCCTGAACGGGTTCGTGATGGACCAGGCGGGGCCGGCCGAAATCGTATGCGACCAGCGGCTGGAAGGGGTCGTCGCCTCGAAGAACACGCCGCTGGTCCGCGCCCTTCTGCGTGGTATCCGCCAGGAAGGCGGCCGGCCGACCTTCAAGAAGAAAACGGGCACGTCCGACATGTGCATCGTCGGTCCGGCCTGGAAGTGCCCGATCGCGGCCTACGGACCCGGTGACTCCAGCCTGGACCATACGCCGGACGAGCACATCGTCCTGGAAGAGTACCTGCGCTCCGTCGAGGTGTTGACGGCCGCGCTGAAGCAGCTCACTTCAGCCGCCTAA